Proteins encoded in a region of the Candidatus Marinarcus aquaticus genome:
- the purE gene encoding 5-(carboxyamino)imidazole ribonucleotide mutase, translated as MNFVSILMGSKSDYEIMKHCADTLEKFDVKYEIVISSAHRSPERTKNYIKSAEEKGAVAFIAAAGMAAHLAGAVAATTTKPVIGVPMKGGAMDGMDAMLSTVQMPAGMPVGTVALGRSGAVNAAYFAMQILAITDKELAIKLKEDRVVQSKKVEADSAEIEVIL; from the coding sequence ATGAACTTTGTTTCAATTTTAATGGGTAGTAAATCTGATTATGAAATCATGAAGCACTGCGCAGATACTTTAGAAAAATTTGACGTTAAATATGAAATTGTTATCTCTTCTGCTCACAGAAGTCCAGAGAGAACTAAAAACTATATTAAATCTGCTGAAGAGAAAGGTGCTGTTGCATTTATTGCAGCTGCTGGTATGGCGGCTCACCTTGCTGGTGCTGTTGCTGCAACAACCACGAAACCAGTTATTGGTGTTCCAATGAAAGGTGGAGCAATGGACGGGATGGATGCGATGTTATCTACGGTTCAAATGCCTGCAGGTATGCCTGTTGGGACGGTTGCATTAGGACGAAGTGGTGCAGTAAATGCAGCATACTTTGCAATGCAAATTTTAGCAATCACAGATAAAGAGCTGGCGATTAAACTTAAAGAGGACCGAGTGGTTCAATCTAAAAAAGTTGAAGCCGATTCAGCTGAGATTGAAGTTATTCTTTAA
- a CDS encoding glutaredoxin family protein, with protein sequence MNQVALFTLPNCKWCNEAKAYLKSKKIRFNIVDVSKNKHALNDCKRHGCKGAPVVLINETWICGFDKAKINKELGIK encoded by the coding sequence ATGAACCAAGTTGCACTGTTTACACTGCCAAATTGTAAATGGTGCAACGAGGCGAAAGCCTATTTAAAATCAAAAAAGATACGATTTAATATCGTTGATGTATCTAAAAACAAACACGCTTTAAATGATTGCAAACGACATGGGTGCAAAGGTGCCCCTGTTGTTCTCATCAATGAGACATGGATTTGTGGTTTTGATAAAGCAAAAATAAATAAAGAACTAGGGATAAAATAG
- the glyQ gene encoding glycine--tRNA ligase subunit alpha, translating into MVTFSQLLLKLQEFWANQGCNIVQPYDIPAGAGTFHPATLLRSLDSKPWSVAYVAPSRRPTDGRYGENPNRLGSYYQFQALIKPSPQNIQDLYLQSLEFLGLDTSKHDIRFVEDNWESPTLGAWGLGWEVWLDGMEVTQFTYFQQVGGLPCDPVAVEITYGTERLAMYLQGVDTVFDIVWNENEHGVTTYKDIHLEGEIEFSKYNFEIADTKMLFQHFDDAFNECKRCLEAQLPLPAYDQCMIASHAFNTLDARKAISVTERQNYILKVRELAQGCAVQYKEQEKERLERLN; encoded by the coding sequence ATGGTTACATTTTCACAACTACTGCTAAAACTACAAGAATTTTGGGCAAATCAAGGGTGTAATATCGTACAACCGTATGATATACCTGCTGGGGCTGGTACATTCCACCCTGCAACACTGTTGCGAAGTTTGGACTCAAAACCTTGGAGTGTGGCATACGTTGCACCAAGTAGAAGACCAACCGATGGTCGATACGGAGAGAATCCTAACCGTTTAGGTTCATACTACCAGTTCCAAGCGCTCATTAAACCAAGCCCACAAAACATTCAGGATTTATATTTACAATCTTTAGAGTTTTTAGGATTGGATACATCAAAACATGATATTCGATTTGTAGAAGACAACTGGGAGTCTCCAACGCTTGGAGCATGGGGACTTGGTTGGGAAGTTTGGCTTGATGGAATGGAAGTAACTCAGTTTACATATTTTCAACAAGTAGGTGGACTTCCATGTGATCCTGTTGCTGTAGAGATTACATATGGAACTGAGCGATTAGCAATGTATCTTCAAGGGGTTGATACGGTATTTGATATTGTATGGAATGAGAATGAACACGGGGTAACAACTTATAAAGATATTCACTTAGAGGGTGAAATTGAGTTCTCAAAATACAACTTTGAAATTGCCGATACAAAGATGTTATTCCAACACTTTGATGATGCATTTAATGAGTGTAAACGATGTTTAGAGGCGCAACTTCCCTTGCCCGCATACGATCAATGTATGATTGCTTCACATGCCTTTAACACACTCGATGCCAGAAAAGCAATCTCAGTTACTGAACGACAAAACTACATCTTAAAAGTGCGTGAACTGGCACAAGGGTGTGCAGTACAATATAAAGAGCAGGAAAAAGAGCGTTTAGAAAGACTCAATTGA
- a CDS encoding Nif3-like dinuclear metal center hexameric protein yields MKIKEIYAFLNELSPFELQEKWDNSGLLVGNMNDDVQRVYISLDLDEELLEEVKPNSLIITHHPLIFSSLKQVNYDSYATKLLKVLIQKEIALICMHTNFDVTHLNRYVAQEVLGLDVIEHEGYICYANVNQSFQTFHAHISSALNLEYTKVVQCSDEVKKVALITGAGMSMIAEVQADCFLTGDIKYHDAMEAKSRGISLIDIGHYESEKYFAPLLLGLCEEYLKKNKLQAIITASKNPFMFHL; encoded by the coding sequence ATGAAAATAAAAGAGATATATGCTTTTTTAAATGAGCTATCACCGTTTGAACTGCAAGAGAAATGGGACAACTCAGGTCTACTTGTAGGGAATATGAATGATGATGTTCAACGAGTCTATATCAGCTTGGATTTGGATGAAGAGCTTTTAGAAGAGGTGAAACCTAACTCTTTAATCATCACGCATCATCCTTTGATTTTTTCAAGTTTAAAACAGGTCAATTATGACTCATATGCGACCAAACTTTTAAAAGTCTTGATTCAAAAAGAGATAGCTTTGATTTGCATGCACACCAATTTTGATGTGACGCATCTGAATCGTTATGTGGCACAAGAGGTTTTAGGCTTAGATGTGATTGAACATGAAGGATATATCTGTTATGCCAATGTAAATCAATCTTTTCAAACATTTCATGCTCATATTTCAAGTGCATTGAATTTAGAGTACACCAAAGTGGTACAATGCAGTGACGAAGTGAAAAAAGTTGCACTCATCACAGGTGCAGGCATGTCAATGATTGCAGAAGTGCAAGCAGATTGTTTCTTAACGGGAGATATTAAATATCATGATGCTATGGAAGCAAAAAGCAGAGGAATTTCATTAATTGACATTGGACACTATGAAAGTGAAAAATATTTCGCACCCCTTCTTTTAGGACTTTGTGAAGAATATTTGAAAAAAAATAAATTACAAGCTATAATAACAGCTTCAAAAAATCCATTTATGTTTCATTTATAA
- a CDS encoding zinc ribbon domain-containing protein codes for MNKYLEQLVQLSKYDGKISAFEPQIENEKAKLSVFLQTADSISTQIDAAYAEIDDLKSKRTKNNIHLAELKTKLEDISKKHHDVQNEKELKALQLEEEIAKEQVSFANEEIARLDDLTVAKEEQLNELKAKLEEEKEQISELQVAVDNAIEDLNKDRNNVYQQRSVLLEQFDNKILTFYEKIRRWAKDSAVVPVKKQACCGCFMKINDKTYAEVIKAEEIINCPHCGRILYKEVETEEA; via the coding sequence TTGAATAAATACCTAGAACAGTTAGTACAGTTATCAAAATATGACGGCAAAATCAGTGCATTTGAACCACAAATTGAGAATGAAAAAGCAAAATTATCAGTTTTTTTACAAACAGCTGACTCGATTTCTACTCAAATCGATGCTGCGTATGCAGAAATTGATGATTTAAAATCAAAGCGAACAAAAAACAATATTCACTTAGCTGAATTAAAAACAAAATTAGAAGACATCAGTAAAAAACATCATGATGTTCAAAATGAAAAAGAGTTAAAAGCTTTACAACTTGAAGAAGAGATTGCAAAAGAGCAAGTTTCATTTGCCAATGAAGAGATTGCACGATTGGATGATTTAACAGTTGCTAAAGAAGAACAACTTAATGAATTAAAAGCAAAACTTGAAGAAGAGAAAGAACAAATTTCTGAACTGCAAGTGGCTGTGGACAATGCAATTGAAGATTTAAACAAAGACAGAAACAATGTATATCAACAACGTTCAGTGCTGTTAGAGCAATTTGATAATAAAATTTTAACGTTCTATGAAAAAATCAGAAGATGGGCTAAAGACAGTGCTGTGGTTCCAGTTAAAAAACAAGCATGTTGTGGATGCTTTATGAAAATCAATGACAAAACATACGCAGAAGTCATTAAAGCAGAAGAGATTATTAACTGTCCTCACTGTGGAAGAATTCTTTATAAAGAAGTAGAAACTGAAGAGGCTTAA